AGTGAAGCTTCTGTTGATGTCAAAGCCTTCCTGAAGGATGGCAAAGAAGTCCATATCTTCGTTAAAAATGCGATTGGTTCTGTTGAAAATCCAATGAGCGATGCCAACCTTGAGCAAAAGTTCACCAGTTTGGCAGAGCCAGTCATTGGCAAAGAGAAGACTCGCCAACTCATTTCTGCACTCTGGAAATTAGGGCAAGCTTCTGATCTCAAGCAAATTCTCAGTCTTTGCACACCTGACTAAATTAAAGGGAAGTATTCCAATGCCATCTTTACCAAACATCGTTGTTCTAGGGGACTATGAGCGCGCCCTTCGTCGTTTCTCCAATTGGGAGAAATTAGAAAAGCAAGCCAATCTGGTTATTCATCACGAGCCTTTACGAGATGAAGCCCTTTATGAAGCAGTTAAAGATGCCGATGCTATTGCAATCGTGCGTGATCGCTCTCCATTTAATGAGGCAATGATTGCACGTCTACCAAGGCTTAAATTTCTGATGTTCACCGGCGAACGGAATGGCACCTTGGATACTGCAGCTCTTGTAGCACGCAACATTCCAATTGCCTGCTCACCAGGAGGCCCCTCTAAAGAAACCACTGCGGAACTCACCTGGGCTCTTATTCTAGGTGCATCAAAGCGCCTAATAGAGGAAAACAAGCTGATAGCATCAGGTGGCTGGCGCGATCATTTATCTGTTTTACCAATGCTCTCTGGTGAGCGTCTTGGCATCATGGGTCTTGGCGCTATTGGTAGTCGGGTTGCGCGTGTAGGTGCTGCATTTGGCATGGAGGTAGTTGCTTGGAGTCCACGCATGACACCAGAGCGGGCTGCTGCTGAAAATGCAAAAGCCGTCAGCTTAGATGAACTGCTATCAACTTCTAAGATTGTATCGATGCATCTCGTAGCTGGGCCGGGCACTAAAGGCTTAATTAGCAAAGATCAATTGGCTTTAATGCGCCCAGATTCCATTTTGGTAAATACCTCACGTGCAGCGCTTATTCATATGGGGGATCTACAAAATGCTTTGGCAGCCGGTCGACCAGGCCAAGCTGCTGTGGATGTATTTGATATCGAGCCGCTTCCTAAAAAAGATCCTTTGCGCAACACACCCAATCTTTTAGTAACTCCTCACTTAGGTTTTATTGCCGAA
This genomic interval from Polynucleobacter necessarius contains the following:
- a CDS encoding D-2-hydroxyacid dehydrogenase family protein translates to MPSLPNIVVLGDYERALRRFSNWEKLEKQANLVIHHEPLRDEALYEAVKDADAIAIVRDRSPFNEAMIARLPRLKFLMFTGERNGTLDTAALVARNIPIACSPGGPSKETTAELTWALILGASKRLIEENKLIASGGWRDHLSVLPMLSGERLGIMGLGAIGSRVARVGAAFGMEVVAWSPRMTPERAAAENAKAVSLDELLSTSKIVSMHLVAGPGTKGLISKDQLALMRPDSILVNTSRAALIHMGDLQNALAAGRPGQAAVDVFDIEPLPKKDPLRNTPNLLVTPHLGFIAEPIFETFAKGITETLEAWLDNKPAPHPFKLQ